Proteins found in one Synechococcus sp. LA31 genomic segment:
- a CDS encoding peptidylprolyl isomerase, with translation MTKAVMVTDAGTIELDLFEADAPNTVANFVKLAKDGFYDGLAFHRVIPGFMAQGGCPNSREGARGMAGTGGPGYQIDCEINSQKHQSGTLAMAHAGRNTGGSQFYICHEAQPHLDGVHTVFGHTGNMDVVQALKNGSRITSVTIQD, from the coding sequence GTGACCAAAGCCGTGATGGTGACCGACGCCGGCACGATCGAACTGGACCTGTTCGAAGCCGATGCGCCCAACACCGTGGCCAACTTCGTGAAGCTGGCCAAGGACGGCTTCTATGACGGCCTGGCCTTCCACCGTGTGATTCCTGGCTTCATGGCCCAAGGCGGCTGCCCGAACAGCCGCGAAGGAGCCCGTGGCATGGCCGGCACTGGCGGCCCCGGCTACCAAATTGACTGCGAGATCAACAGCCAGAAGCATCAGTCCGGCACCTTGGCCATGGCCCACGCCGGCCGTAACACCGGCGGATCGCAGTTTTATATCTGCCATGAGGCCCAGCCCCACCTTGATGGCGTCCACACCGTGTTTGGCCATACCGGCAACATGGATGTGGTCCAGGCGTTGAAGAACGGCAGTCGCATCACCAGCGTCACCATCCAGGACTGA
- a CDS encoding S-methyl-5'-thioadenosine phosphorylase: MASPNGVNLAQARLGVLGGSGLYAMEGLENVREITVDTPFGTPSDSLRLGTLGGMEVVFLARHGRHHTFLPSEVPYQANIWAMRSLGVRWILSPSAVGSLQEAVKPLDMVVPDQFIDRTHRRPISFFGDGAVAHVALADPFCQSLSRLLADVADSLMPEGRSLHRGGTYLCMEGPAFSTRAESNLYRSWGCTVIGMTNHTEARLAREAEIAYATLAMATDYDCWYADHDSVTVEMVIGNLRANAALATQIVRTTAERIAAQRPASHAHNALRDALMTPKDQVPAAARRKLDLFTQPYWGSFEG, from the coding sequence ATGGCTTCTCCAAATGGCGTGAACCTCGCGCAGGCCCGTCTCGGCGTATTGGGGGGCAGTGGTCTCTACGCCATGGAAGGGCTGGAGAACGTGCGGGAAATAACCGTTGACACCCCCTTTGGCACACCCTCCGACAGCCTGCGCCTGGGAACGCTGGGCGGCATGGAGGTGGTCTTCCTCGCCCGCCATGGGCGCCACCACACGTTTCTGCCGAGCGAAGTGCCTTACCAGGCGAACATCTGGGCGATGCGTTCGCTGGGGGTGCGCTGGATCCTGTCGCCTTCGGCGGTGGGTTCCCTGCAGGAGGCGGTGAAACCGCTCGACATGGTCGTACCGGATCAATTCATTGATCGCACCCACCGGCGCCCGATCAGCTTTTTTGGCGACGGCGCCGTGGCTCATGTAGCGTTAGCGGATCCCTTCTGCCAGAGCCTCAGCCGTCTACTGGCCGATGTGGCCGACAGCTTGATGCCTGAGGGCCGCAGTCTGCATCGCGGCGGCACGTATCTCTGCATGGAGGGTCCGGCCTTCTCCACGCGCGCGGAATCCAACCTCTACCGCAGCTGGGGTTGCACGGTGATCGGCATGACGAACCACACCGAAGCCCGCCTGGCGCGTGAAGCCGAGATCGCCTACGCCACGCTCGCCATGGCGACCGATTACGACTGCTGGTATGCCGACCACGACAGCGTGACGGTGGAGATGGTGATCGGCAATCTGCGCGCCAATGCCGCACTGGCCACCCAAATCGTGCGCACGACGGCCGAGCGCATCGCGGCACAACGGCCTGCGAGCCATGCCCACAACGCACTCAGGGATGCCCTGATGACTCCCAAAGACCAGGTGCCGGCAGCTGCACGCCGCAAGCTTGACCTGTTCACCCAGCCCTATTGGGGCTCATTCGAGGGCTAG
- the murQ gene encoding N-acetylmuramic acid 6-phosphate etherase, with the protein MSGSFGDVQRGHLLTEQANPNSNALDTLSTAALVDVFVQEDLRPQQAVAQAADALAKAIDAIAERLRCGGRLFYLGAGTSGRLAVLDAAECPPTFCSDPALVQGVLAGGPPALLRSSEGLEDRLEAAAEDLRARGFNGQDVLVGIAAGGTTPYVHGGLSHARSLNALSIAMACVPAEQVPMPCDIDIRLITGPEVLTGSTRLKAGTATKMALNILSTGVMVRLGKVYGNRMVDVAVTNSKLEDRALRILADLAGVERRLARELLAASDGSVKVALLMARRALSPADARALLARSGDDLRLALE; encoded by the coding sequence GTGAGCGGTTCCTTCGGTGATGTGCAGCGGGGCCATCTCCTGACCGAACAGGCCAATCCCAACAGCAATGCGCTCGACACCTTGAGCACCGCAGCCCTTGTGGATGTGTTTGTTCAAGAGGATCTTCGGCCTCAGCAGGCTGTGGCTCAAGCCGCAGACGCCCTGGCCAAGGCCATTGATGCCATCGCCGAACGGCTGCGTTGCGGCGGCCGCCTTTTTTATCTGGGAGCGGGCACCTCGGGCAGGCTGGCTGTGTTGGATGCGGCGGAATGTCCGCCAACCTTTTGTAGTGATCCAGCGCTCGTGCAAGGGGTGCTCGCCGGTGGCCCGCCAGCGCTGCTGCGGAGTTCAGAAGGTCTCGAGGATCGTTTGGAAGCCGCGGCCGAGGACCTCAGGGCCCGTGGATTCAATGGGCAAGATGTTCTGGTGGGCATCGCTGCGGGTGGTACGACGCCCTATGTGCATGGCGGCCTGAGCCATGCACGCAGCCTCAATGCTCTGAGCATTGCCATGGCCTGCGTGCCAGCCGAACAGGTGCCCATGCCTTGCGACATCGACATCCGCCTGATCACCGGCCCTGAGGTGCTCACCGGTTCCACGCGCCTGAAGGCCGGAACGGCTACCAAGATGGCGCTGAACATCCTCAGCACGGGTGTGATGGTGCGGCTGGGAAAGGTGTACGGCAACCGCATGGTTGACGTGGCGGTGACCAACAGCAAGCTCGAGGACCGAGCGCTGCGAATCCTGGCCGACTTGGCTGGGGTGGAGAGGCGCCTGGCCCGTGAGTTGCTTGCTGCCAGCGACGGTTCAGTCAAGGTGGCGCTGTTGATGGCCCGCCGCGCGCTCAGCCCGGCGGATGCCCGCGCCTTACTGGCACGCAGTGGTGATGATTTGCGCCTAGCCCTCGAATGA
- a CDS encoding DUF3110 domain-containing protein codes for MSVHVLLFDAGSDNEGIHSLELNGATVVLLFEDRDDAERYAGLLEAQDFPPPSVEAIDRGEMEEFCSSAGYEARYVPAGFLPQTPEDRLLIAPPEKNMDVSSWREQDEPSQAGDPRVEDDPINTGNAELEDFRRRLEGLL; via the coding sequence ATGTCGGTTCACGTCCTGCTGTTCGATGCCGGCAGCGACAACGAGGGCATCCACTCTCTGGAGCTGAACGGCGCCACTGTGGTGCTGTTGTTTGAAGACCGTGACGACGCTGAACGCTACGCAGGTTTGCTGGAAGCCCAGGACTTTCCCCCTCCCAGCGTTGAGGCGATCGACCGCGGCGAGATGGAGGAGTTCTGCAGCAGCGCGGGATACGAGGCGCGTTACGTGCCAGCGGGTTTCCTACCCCAGACCCCTGAAGACCGGCTGCTGATCGCGCCACCTGAGAAAAACATGGACGTGAGCTCTTGGCGTGAGCAGGACGAGCCGAGCCAGGCTGGCGACCCGCGGGTTGAAGACGACCCCATCAATACCGGCAATGCAGAACTGGAAGACTTCCGCCGGCGGCTTGAGGGTCTGCTGTGA
- a CDS encoding DnaJ C-terminal domain-containing protein, whose product MSVSTASQASAVNHWVVLGLEPGADSQALKRAFRQQARRWHPDLNGNDPHAEEQFKAVNEAYAVLSDPLLRQQWEQGLDTAQAAAAGLDPFAHGFPDFHDYVDELFGPPRRRHTPRPATSPEPATQPRADVTTAPPPPPPVMASTDCESLVELTPEQALQGQRVELDLPDGTSVEVWTPAMAGDGWRLRLEGVAPGGADHFLQLRVRTSDDLRIDGLRVLYQLDLSPAEGALGCSVVVPTLDGPVQLRVPPGSSSGRLLRLRGRGLQHADQRGDQLVEIRIVVPSALTEAEEALYARLQQLAADLDGERS is encoded by the coding sequence ATCTCGGTGTCCACTGCCTCACAGGCCTCAGCGGTGAACCATTGGGTTGTGCTCGGGTTAGAGCCTGGTGCGGATTCTCAGGCCCTTAAACGAGCCTTCCGCCAGCAGGCTCGCCGCTGGCATCCAGACCTCAACGGCAACGATCCCCACGCCGAAGAGCAATTCAAGGCTGTCAACGAGGCCTATGCCGTTCTCAGCGATCCATTGCTTCGTCAGCAGTGGGAACAAGGGCTTGATACGGCTCAGGCCGCTGCGGCGGGTCTGGATCCCTTCGCCCATGGCTTTCCTGACTTTCACGACTACGTGGATGAGCTGTTCGGGCCTCCACGTCGGCGGCATACGCCCAGGCCGGCTACATCACCGGAGCCTGCGACGCAGCCGCGAGCCGATGTGACCACAGCACCGCCACCGCCGCCGCCGGTGATGGCGAGCACTGACTGTGAATCCCTGGTAGAGCTCACACCAGAACAAGCTCTGCAGGGGCAGCGGGTCGAACTCGATCTTCCCGATGGCACCAGCGTTGAGGTGTGGACCCCTGCGATGGCGGGTGATGGTTGGCGCCTGCGGCTGGAAGGGGTCGCTCCCGGTGGAGCCGATCACTTTCTGCAACTGCGCGTGCGCACGTCCGATGACCTGCGCATTGATGGTTTGCGGGTGCTCTACCAGCTCGATCTCTCCCCTGCGGAGGGGGCCCTGGGGTGTTCCGTGGTGGTGCCCACCCTGGATGGGCCTGTGCAGTTGCGGGTTCCGCCTGGATCATCCAGTGGTCGCCTGCTGCGATTGCGGGGTCGCGGCCTACAACACGCGGACCAACGCGGCGACCAGCTCGTTGAGATTCGCATCGTGGTTCCCAGCGCGCTCACCGAGGCGGAAGAAGCTCTCTATGCCCGGTTGCAGCAGTTGGCCGCCGACCTCGATGGTGAACGGTCATGA
- the dnaK gene encoding molecular chaperone DnaK, protein MARIVGIDLGTTNSVVAVLEGGRPQVIASAEGGRTTPSVVGFSKDAELLVGQLARRQLVLNPRNTFANLKRFVGRQWEELEDSSLSVPYTVRANDQGNVRVVCPATEREYASEELVASILRKLVDDASTYLGEPVEAAVITVPAYFNDAQRQATRDAGRLAGISVERILNEPTAAALAYGFDRSTVKRVLVFDLGGGTFDVSVLRIAQGVFDVKATSGDTQLGGNDWDRRIVDWLADQFQQDHGLDLRRDRQALQRLTEAAEKAKIELSGVQSTPISLPFIATGDDGPLHIETSLERSTFEGLCPDLLDRLLRPVQRALRDSGLAAEDIDDVVLVGGSTRMPMVQQMVRTLIPLEPCQSVNPDEVVAIGAAVQAGILTGELRDLMLNDVTPLSLGLETIGGVMKVLIPRNTSIPVRKSDVFSTSEPNQSSVEIHVLQGERQMAEGNKSLGRFRLSGIPPAPRGVPQVQVSFDIDANGLLQVSATDRTTGRQQSVSIQGGSNLGEDEIKTLIEEAEQKASEDRRRKAEIDRRNRAQTLVAQAERRLRDAALELGPYGAERQQRAVEISVRDVQEQLASGDHADLDLAVSQLQEAIYGLNRRLASERRQDSSPLQGLKNTLGSLKDELFADDDWDDWDGRGRGRDPWAEPAWSPGRSGWGADDWNRPAPERRYEEPRFEEPRYDQSRYDAPRYETARFDQDVEADVTNRQLAYERDDVDDLERDVDRQPTRRSPQRRPAPFEGDPWAED, encoded by the coding sequence TTGGCACGGATCGTTGGCATCGACCTGGGCACCACCAACTCGGTGGTGGCCGTGCTGGAGGGCGGGCGCCCCCAGGTGATTGCGAGTGCCGAGGGAGGGCGCACCACCCCTTCGGTGGTTGGCTTCAGCAAGGACGCTGAGCTGTTGGTGGGTCAGTTGGCACGGCGTCAGCTGGTGCTCAATCCGCGTAACACCTTCGCCAATCTCAAGCGATTCGTCGGCCGGCAGTGGGAGGAGCTTGAGGACAGCAGCCTCTCGGTGCCTTACACCGTGCGGGCCAACGATCAAGGCAATGTGCGGGTGGTCTGTCCGGCGACTGAACGCGAATACGCGTCCGAGGAGCTGGTGGCCAGCATTCTCCGCAAACTCGTTGACGACGCCAGCACATATCTCGGTGAGCCCGTCGAGGCGGCGGTGATCACGGTGCCCGCCTACTTCAACGATGCCCAGCGCCAGGCCACGCGGGATGCCGGTCGCCTGGCGGGTATCAGCGTTGAGCGCATTCTCAATGAGCCCACTGCCGCTGCGCTGGCTTACGGCTTTGATCGCAGCACCGTGAAGCGGGTGTTGGTGTTCGATCTGGGTGGCGGCACCTTCGATGTGTCGGTGCTGCGCATCGCTCAGGGCGTGTTTGATGTGAAGGCCACCAGTGGCGATACCCAGCTCGGCGGTAACGACTGGGATCGTCGCATCGTGGACTGGTTGGCTGATCAGTTCCAGCAGGACCACGGTCTTGACTTGCGGCGAGATCGCCAGGCGCTGCAGCGGCTCACTGAGGCAGCTGAGAAGGCCAAAATCGAGCTGAGCGGCGTTCAGAGCACGCCGATCTCGCTGCCGTTCATTGCGACGGGGGATGACGGCCCGCTCCACATCGAAACCAGCCTGGAACGCAGCACCTTCGAAGGCCTATGCCCTGACCTGCTCGATCGCTTGTTGCGGCCGGTGCAACGGGCCCTAAGGGATTCGGGCCTCGCCGCTGAAGACATCGACGACGTGGTGCTGGTGGGTGGATCCACCCGAATGCCAATGGTGCAGCAGATGGTGCGCACCCTGATTCCGCTGGAGCCTTGCCAATCGGTCAACCCTGATGAGGTGGTGGCGATCGGAGCCGCTGTGCAAGCAGGCATCCTCACCGGCGAGCTGCGCGACCTGATGCTCAACGACGTCACGCCGTTGTCACTCGGGCTGGAGACGATCGGGGGGGTGATGAAGGTGCTGATCCCGCGCAACACATCGATTCCAGTGCGCAAGAGCGATGTGTTCAGCACCTCTGAGCCCAATCAGAGTTCGGTTGAGATCCATGTGTTGCAGGGCGAACGGCAGATGGCTGAGGGCAACAAAAGCCTCGGTCGTTTCCGTCTCTCTGGGATCCCGCCTGCCCCCAGAGGGGTGCCGCAGGTGCAGGTGTCATTTGACATCGATGCCAATGGTTTGCTGCAGGTGTCGGCAACCGACCGGACCACTGGACGCCAACAGAGCGTGAGCATTCAGGGCGGCTCCAACCTCGGGGAGGATGAAATCAAGACCCTGATCGAGGAGGCCGAGCAGAAGGCCAGCGAGGATCGCCGGCGCAAGGCTGAGATCGACCGACGCAACAGGGCTCAAACACTCGTGGCCCAGGCCGAGCGTCGCTTACGCGATGCGGCCCTTGAGCTCGGCCCCTACGGAGCTGAACGCCAGCAGCGCGCCGTGGAGATTTCCGTGCGCGACGTGCAGGAACAGCTCGCGTCAGGTGATCACGCAGATCTTGACCTAGCGGTCAGTCAGCTTCAGGAAGCCATCTACGGCCTCAACCGACGCCTTGCCAGTGAGCGGCGTCAGGACAGCAGCCCTCTGCAGGGGCTGAAGAACACCCTTGGCTCGCTCAAGGATGAGCTCTTTGCCGATGATGACTGGGACGACTGGGATGGCCGAGGGCGCGGCCGCGATCCCTGGGCGGAACCCGCTTGGTCGCCCGGTCGCAGTGGCTGGGGCGCTGATGATTGGAACCGCCCGGCTCCAGAGCGCCGGTACGAGGAACCCCGCTTCGAGGAACCCCGTTACGACCAATCCCGCTATGACGCCCCTCGCTATGAAACGGCCCGTTTCGATCAGGACGTTGAAGCGGACGTCACCAATCGTCAGCTGGCCTATGAGCGTGATGACGTTGACGATCTGGAGCGTGATGTAGACCGCCAACCCACGCGACGCTCACCGCAGCGCCGGCCTGCACCCTTCGAGGGTGATCCCTGGGCTGAGGACTGA
- the pstC gene encoding phosphate ABC transporter permease subunit PstC, with amino-acid sequence MAAGARPELFTQRRRPPWELLMDQGFQRLTVALASVVGLVLIGILFIVMGGASEAISRFGLEFLTTSDWDPIGEHYGALTSIYGTLVSSLLALLIAVPLGVGTAIFLTENIIPLPVRQVLGVMVELLAAIPSVVLGLWGIFVMEPFLRPGLTSLHQLLGWLPFFSTTPMGPGMAPAILILVVMILPIITAISRDSLQQVPLALRQAAYGVGTTRWGAILHVILPAAISGITGGVMLALGRAMGETMAVTMLIGNSNNFSFSLLAPANTISSMLANQFGEADGLQVSALMYAALVLMALTLLVNLLAQMIVRRLSLKY; translated from the coding sequence ATGGCCGCTGGTGCCCGCCCTGAACTCTTCACGCAGCGGCGGCGCCCCCCCTGGGAACTGCTGATGGACCAGGGTTTCCAGCGTCTCACAGTCGCCCTGGCCTCCGTTGTGGGCCTTGTGCTGATCGGCATTTTGTTCATCGTGATGGGTGGTGCCAGCGAGGCGATCAGCCGCTTCGGCCTGGAGTTCCTCACCACATCTGACTGGGATCCGATCGGTGAGCACTACGGCGCCCTGACATCCATCTACGGCACGTTGGTCAGCTCATTGCTGGCGTTGCTGATCGCCGTACCCCTTGGGGTTGGAACCGCGATCTTCCTGACGGAGAACATCATTCCGCTGCCGGTGCGCCAGGTGCTCGGGGTGATGGTTGAGCTGTTGGCGGCGATTCCCTCCGTTGTGCTGGGCCTGTGGGGAATCTTCGTGATGGAACCTTTTTTGCGGCCTGGGCTCACCAGCCTGCATCAGCTGCTCGGCTGGCTGCCCTTCTTTTCCACCACACCAATGGGTCCAGGCATGGCGCCGGCGATCTTGATTCTGGTGGTCATGATTCTCCCGATCATTACAGCCATCTCCCGCGACTCCTTGCAGCAGGTTCCGCTTGCGTTACGCCAGGCTGCGTATGGCGTGGGCACAACACGCTGGGGCGCCATCCTGCATGTGATTCTGCCCGCAGCGATCTCCGGAATCACCGGCGGCGTGATGCTGGCCCTGGGAAGGGCGATGGGCGAAACGATGGCGGTCACCATGCTGATCGGCAACTCCAACAACTTCAGTTTCAGCCTGCTGGCTCCAGCCAACACCATTTCATCGATGCTGGCCAATCAATTCGGTGAGGCCGATGGCTTGCAGGTGTCAGCATTGATGTATGCGGCTCTTGTATTGATGGCGCTCACACTGTTGGTGAATCTGTTGGCCCAGATGATCGTGCGCAGGCTGAGCCTGAAGTACTGA
- the pstA gene encoding phosphate ABC transporter permease PstA, with protein sequence MTSFERGSLTLEPGLARNRWNQSLTLLAALFTGLAVLPLVVVIAYVLIKGGSLISLQLLTQLPPPPGLDGGGIGNAILGTLVVTLVAALIAVPVGVGSGVYLAEFAAAGWFARFVRFGTNVLAGVPSIICGVFIYGLIVSTRLFFNQSYSALAGGIALAVLMLPTVIKTTDEALKLVPQELRWAAMGVGASKFVTISRVTLPAAFSSIATGVVLAIARAAGETAPLIFTALFSPFWPEGLFNPIASMSVLIYNFAIMPYDAQIALAWASSFVLVVMILLANLLARWLGHLSNS encoded by the coding sequence ATGACCTCCTTCGAACGCGGATCCCTCACCCTCGAGCCCGGTCTGGCGCGCAATCGCTGGAATCAGTCGCTCACCCTGCTGGCTGCCCTATTCACCGGCCTGGCTGTGTTGCCACTGGTTGTGGTGATTGCCTACGTGCTGATCAAGGGTGGTTCGCTGATCAGCCTGCAATTACTCACCCAACTTCCGCCGCCACCCGGCCTCGACGGCGGTGGCATCGGCAATGCAATTCTTGGCACGCTTGTCGTCACTCTCGTCGCAGCCTTGATCGCCGTACCCGTAGGGGTTGGCTCAGGGGTCTACCTGGCGGAGTTTGCAGCAGCCGGCTGGTTTGCCCGCTTCGTTCGTTTTGGCACCAATGTGCTTGCGGGTGTGCCTTCAATCATCTGTGGAGTGTTTATTTATGGTCTGATTGTGAGCACCAGGCTATTTTTCAACCAGAGTTACAGTGCCTTGGCAGGTGGCATCGCTCTTGCCGTGCTGATGCTGCCAACGGTGATCAAAACCACCGATGAAGCGCTCAAATTGGTCCCCCAGGAGCTGCGATGGGCAGCGATGGGGGTTGGGGCGTCCAAGTTTGTGACGATCAGCCGAGTCACTCTTCCCGCGGCTTTCTCCTCGATCGCCACCGGCGTTGTGCTTGCGATCGCACGTGCAGCTGGCGAAACAGCCCCACTGATCTTTACCGCACTGTTTTCACCATTCTGGCCTGAAGGTTTGTTCAACCCGATCGCGTCAATGTCGGTGTTGATCTACAACTTCGCCATCATGCCCTACGACGCACAAATCGCCCTGGCTTGGGCCTCCTCGTTTGTGTTGGTTGTGATGATTCTGCTCGCCAACCTCCTGGCTCGTTGGCTGGGCCACCTAAGCAACAGTTGA
- the pstB gene encoding phosphate ABC transporter ATP-binding protein PstB — MTNVPAASNTCLSLENVSISYGGQAAVSGVFMEIPRGKVTAFIGPSGCGKSTVLRALNRMNDLIEGCTLSGRVIFDGCDLYDRQVDPVEVRRRIGMVFQKPNPFPKSIYENIAFGARINGFRGDMDELVERSLRKAAIWDETKDKLKESGYALSGGQQQRLCIARAIAIEPEVILMDEPCSALDPISTLKIEEMMHELKKSYTIVIVTHNMQQAVRVSDLTGFFNVSSQSGSDRKVGTLVEFAETGQIFNAPKQQATQDYVTGRFG; from the coding sequence ATGACAAACGTTCCTGCCGCCAGCAACACCTGCCTCAGCCTTGAAAACGTGAGCATCAGCTACGGCGGCCAAGCGGCGGTGAGCGGGGTGTTCATGGAGATCCCACGCGGCAAGGTCACGGCGTTCATCGGGCCATCGGGTTGTGGCAAAAGCACCGTGCTGCGGGCTCTCAATCGCATGAACGATCTGATTGAAGGTTGCACGCTTAGCGGCCGGGTGATCTTTGACGGCTGCGACCTTTACGACCGGCAGGTCGATCCAGTCGAAGTGCGTCGCCGTATCGGAATGGTGTTTCAGAAGCCAAATCCTTTCCCCAAGTCGATCTACGAGAACATTGCTTTTGGAGCTCGTATCAACGGCTTCCGGGGCGACATGGATGAGTTAGTGGAACGATCCCTACGCAAGGCTGCGATCTGGGATGAAACCAAAGACAAACTCAAAGAGAGTGGCTATGCCCTTTCCGGTGGCCAGCAACAACGTCTCTGTATTGCTCGGGCAATCGCTATTGAACCAGAAGTGATCCTGATGGACGAACCGTGCTCGGCCTTGGATCCCATCTCAACGCTCAAGATCGAAGAGATGATGCATGAGCTCAAGAAGAGCTACACGATTGTGATCGTGACCCACAACATGCAACAGGCTGTCCGCGTCAGCGATCTGACCGGATTCTTCAACGTCAGCAGCCAAAGCGGCAGCGACCGCAAGGTGGGAACACTCGTTGAATTCGCCGAAACTGGTCAGATCTTTAACGCACCGAAGCAGCAGGCCACCCAGGACTATGTGACCGGTCGCTTTGGCTGA
- a CDS encoding 2Fe-2S iron-sulfur cluster-binding protein — translation MRTHPITVHWRQENRTVQLNVPEGEYILRSFEHQGEPLPFSCRNGCCTACAVRVLGGTIDQREALGLSREVRNKGYGLLCVARATGPLEVETQDEDEVYELQFGRYFGRGKVRAGLPLDEE, via the coding sequence ATGCGTACCCACCCGATCACGGTCCACTGGCGGCAGGAGAACCGCACCGTCCAGTTGAACGTTCCTGAGGGCGAGTACATCCTGCGCAGCTTCGAGCATCAAGGCGAGCCACTGCCCTTCAGTTGCCGCAATGGTTGCTGCACCGCCTGCGCAGTGCGGGTGCTGGGCGGCACCATTGATCAACGGGAAGCTCTGGGACTGTCTCGTGAGGTGCGGAACAAGGGCTATGGACTGCTCTGTGTAGCAAGGGCCACGGGGCCTTTGGAAGTGGAAACCCAGGACGAGGACGAGGTATACGAGCTGCAGTTCGGACGGTATTTCGGGCGTGGCAAGGTACGGGCCGGCTTGCCCCTGGATGAGGAATGA
- a CDS encoding inositol monophosphatase family protein, with the protein MNAPSSSRLSDQCALESGLALPELERLAVVARQAAEAGAEQLQRHFGQLEKIREKGRAGDLVTDADLAAERAVLSVLERHTPDLGVLAEESGRRAGRGSELEWCVDPLDGTTNYAHGYPFFGTSIGLTWRGLPLLGALAVPALQQLYWAAPGLGAWCNNSAMQVSTCDSLSSSLLVTGFAYDRHERLDNNYAEFAWFTHRTRGVRRGGAAAVDLAFVADGRLDGYWERGLSPWDLAAGVVLVEQAGGVVCAYDGGPANLAEGRLIACTPGVREALIEGLKACRPLSGASFGAPELDNPAP; encoded by the coding sequence ATGAACGCCCCAAGCAGTTCCCGCCTATCCGATCAATGCGCGCTTGAGAGCGGATTAGCCCTACCCGAGTTGGAGCGCTTGGCCGTGGTGGCGCGCCAGGCCGCCGAAGCCGGTGCTGAGCAGCTTCAACGGCATTTCGGTCAGCTGGAGAAGATTCGGGAGAAGGGACGGGCGGGAGATCTGGTCACCGATGCTGATCTCGCAGCTGAGCGAGCCGTGCTCTCGGTGCTCGAACGTCACACCCCTGATCTAGGGGTTCTGGCTGAGGAAAGCGGCCGCCGGGCTGGCCGGGGCTCCGAGCTCGAGTGGTGTGTGGATCCCCTTGATGGCACCACCAACTACGCCCATGGGTATCCGTTCTTTGGGACCTCCATCGGCCTGACATGGCGCGGACTACCCCTGCTAGGGGCCCTGGCTGTGCCGGCGCTACAGCAGCTGTACTGGGCCGCGCCGGGGCTGGGTGCCTGGTGCAATAACAGTGCCATGCAGGTGAGCACCTGCGACAGCCTCAGCAGCTCACTGTTGGTCACAGGCTTTGCCTATGACCGCCACGAACGGCTTGATAACAACTACGCCGAATTTGCCTGGTTCACGCACCGCACCCGCGGGGTGCGCCGTGGAGGGGCTGCAGCTGTGGATCTGGCCTTCGTCGCCGATGGCCGCCTCGATGGCTACTGGGAGCGTGGACTCTCCCCATGGGATCTGGCGGCCGGTGTGGTGCTGGTGGAACAGGCCGGCGGGGTGGTTTGCGCCTACGACGGCGGGCCAGCCAACCTGGCTGAAGGCAGGCTGATTGCCTGCACTCCTGGAGTGAGAGAAGCCCTGATTGAGGGCCTAAAGGCTTGCAGACCGCTCAGCGGTGCCAGCTTCGGTGCACCGGAGCTCGACAACCCTGCTCCATAG